The Haloarcula sp. CBA1127 genomic interval TGAACCAGAAACGGAACCGACGGGAACGGAGCCAGCGGTCCAGACCGAACCCGCAGTTGACGGTGACAGCGGACTCGGACCGCTTCCGGCGACAGTCATGGGTATCAGCACGATGCTGGTCATCGGCGGACTCCTCGGTGCGTTGCTGTTGTTCGGTGTCGTCATCGCGCTCCTCCGACGGGGTGGCAGCCGGAACGACAGCGGCTTCGAACTGTAGGCGGGGAGAGAAACCCTTTTTGTGCCAGTGTCCAGAGACTCGCGTATGGATTGGCCACACGATCCGGACGGCGAGGAAGGAAGCGAGGGCCGGCGCAAGTACGGCCACGCTGTGCTGGCGAAGAAAGTCAACGAGGACGAAGACTTCCCGCTGACCGCCGAGGAGTACGTCGAACAGTACGGAGACCACCCGGTTCGGATCGATTACGAGACGGTCGTCAGCGTGGCGGACATCTTCGACTATGTCGATCAAGAGGAGTTCGAGGACTTCCCGGACTTCCACAAATCGCTTGGGCGCGCGCTACGCGAGGCGGACTGGTGGCCGTACAGACTCGAACAGGCCTAACTGTGTAGTGTGTGGGCACGACACATACTTGTGGGAGGCCGGTGTAGCGTCGCGTATGGCGACGACATCTTCAAACGGTGACCGCACCGGACACGGGCTTCCCGAGGAGGTTGTTGCTGACCTGTTGTCGAACGACACTCGTCGGCGCGCGCTCTCGATACTGGCTGACCGCAATGAGCCAGTAGTCGTGTCAGACCTCGCGGCAGCGGTTCTCGCGGTCGAGCGTGACATCGAGCCAGCAGCGGTCCCGGACACTGCGAGGGACGAGCTCACCGAGGAACTGTTCACCGAGCACCTCCCGAAACTAACGGCAACGGACGTCGTCGCGTACGATTCGATGATCGGAACCGTCGAGATACAGCGCCCCGACGCGGTGCCGACTGACCCCCGTTGAATCGGCTCCCATGTCTGGGATCCGACACCGGTCGGACCGGCCTTCAGTCCGCTCTGCCGGTTAATTTCGACAGAGCAATACCCGTTGCTTCTAAACGAACGATGGACAGTGACCAACACCCAGATCACCCATATACAGATTGATAACTACGGGCCGTGGACTGTGACGCCTGAGCCCCGCCGTGAAGTCGACCTACAGACGCTCCAGTCCCGGCTGTACGCTGACCTCGCACAGTTGGTCGGGAACCGCGACGGCTACATCTTCTTCTCGCGGTTCGACAACATGATCGCCGTAACGAACGGATTGGACGAGGCAGCACACGCACTCATTCAGGAATCCGTCGGCAATCGTTACCCGGTGACGATGAGCCTCTCTGTCGCGACGGGAACGACACCTGTCTCGGCGCTGGGAACGGCGACGGAGCAGCTACAGGAGGCCGGTAGCGCACAGGACAAGGGCCGGCGTGAAGTGTTACGCGGACAGACGATCGACGAGGAGTTCCGGAAGCCCACAGACGTACAGCTCGCGCATTTCGATGTCGACGACGCCACCGAGAAGTACACCGACCAACTCAACGAGTTCGACACGTTCATCCAGATCGAACAGGGCTACGCAGCCCTCATGAAGTACATGCGCGAGGCCCACGACTCGCTGTCGTTTTTCGTCGGCGGCGACAACGTCATCGCGGTCTGTCCGGACCTGGACGAAGCGGACTACCACGACGCAATCAACCACGTTCGCGAAGAAGTCGACGTGGAGCTGAAAGTCGGTGTCGGACGCGGGCGGACGGCAGCTACGGCCGGGATGGACGCCAAGCACGCATTAGAGACCTGTCGGGCGACCGGTGAGGCCGTCACCATCGAAACCGAGACAACCGAGTAAGTTGTGAACCACGCGATATAAACGTAGTGGAGGTATCTTTTAGACCGGTCGTGTGGTACTTAGGCACATGAACGGTGAGGTCACTGTGCGGGAGGTTATGAACAGAGAGTACGTCGGCGCAAGCGAGTCCGATGACCTCCTTGAAACGACGGAGCTACTGATACGGGAGGATCAGCACCCGATTCTCGTATTACGGGGGAACGAACCAGTCGGCGTCGCGACGGACAGAGACGTGCTGGGATACATCGTCGACGGTGGCGACCCGGAGACTGCCACTGTCGGTGACGTGATGCGTGAATCCATTCCGACAATCGGTCCCGATGCTGGACTCCCGGCGGCACGGGACCGGATGGCGACACGCTCCGCCGAGTTCCTTCTGGTAACGGCTGACGGAGAGCCGCTCGGGACACTGACCGAGCACGATATCCTCTCGACTGCGAGATTAGAGAGCGAGTCGACAGAGGTCGTCGAACAGACCTCGACAGTTGCGACGACCGGTCAGGAAGCCACCACCGACGGAATGCAGTCCGCCGCCGAGGATTCGTTCGACAGTCAGGGCATCTGTTCCGCCTGTAGCACGTTTACGCGGAATCTCGCCTCGTTCAACGGGCAACTCCTCTGTGCGGACTGCCGGGATGTCTGAGCCACTTCAGCCGATTTCTCTCACCGCAACAGACGGATACTGCGGCGTAGCCGAACTGTTTTGACCGTACAACACGGAATAACACCGTGGAAATCGCCACCGCCTCGATGGATGACGTGGACACCATCGTCGACCTGTGGGTCCAATTGGCGGAGAGCCAGCGTGCCCACGGGTCACATCTGTTCGGGGACCGGAACCGAACCGCGGTCCGAGAGACGGTCGTACAGCGCATTGTCGCCGAGAACGTCTGTCTCGCTCGCATAGACCGGCACGTCGTCGGGTTCGTCATGGTGACCATCGACAGCGGCCGGTACGAACAAGACGAGACGCGGGGCATCATCGAGAATATCTTCGTTGAACCGGTCCACAGGAACCAGGGAATCGGTAGCGAACTGCTCGCTACGGGGGAAGAGCTACTCCACCAGGCCGGTGCAGATATCCTTGCGCTGGAAGCGATGGCAGACAACGAGTCCGCCCGACAGTTCTACCGCGCACACGGCTACGCACCACACCGGATCGAGCTCGAAAAGCCGACCGAAAACGATACTCTCTAAACGGTCCCCACACAACGCAGGTATGCAACCGTGCCAGGGGAGCTTGGGTGGTCCAAGCACTCGACTTGTAATCGAGAGTTCGTGGGTTCAAATCCCACCCCTGGCTTTACGCTTTTACCGCTGGAGGGCGTACGGCAGAGCATGAGTGAATCCGAAGAAGAACTCCCGGACAACGACGAAGAGTGGCGCGAAATACTCTCCGACGAAGAGTACCGAATCCTCCGCGAGTCCGGAACAGAGCCGCGGTTCAGCAGCGACCTCATTGACGTAGAAGACGAGGGCGTGTTCACCTGTGCCGGCTGTGGGACGGAACTGTTCGATAGCGACAGGAAATTCGAATCAGAAACCGGCTGGCCGAGCTTCTGGGACGTGTATCAGGAAGGCAACGTCGAAACACGGGCGGACAACAGCCACGGGATGGAGCGAACGGAAGTCGTCTGTGCCGAGTGTGGCGGTCATCTGGGCCACGTGTTCGACGACGGACCGGAGCCGAGCGGGAAGCGGTACTGCATCAACGGCGCGGCGCTTGACTTCGAGTCAGAGTAGCGACCACCGGAACCCTTTTTTTCGTCATTGAAGTTGATACGGCTAGACGTGACTGAACATGGGACCGACGAGGCGGGCGACGACGGGGCCGGAGCATCGGTCGACGAGTCGCTGGTCGACGAACCACCGACTGCGACCGCCGAACAGCCACAGCCGGAGAGTCACCTGCTAGCCGAAAGCCTCCGAACGTTTCCGTGGCTCCGCGCGGCCGGCGTCGCAGCCGGGACGCTGGCTGTCGAGTATCTGCTCGTCGCCCTGCTGTTTCTCGTCGGCCCGTCGTCGGTCGACCTGCCAGAACTGTCGGACCGGCTGGTCCAGTACGGGTTCATACTATACAACGCCCACCACGTGCCGACGCTGGTGACGGCATCGGACGCGGAAGTGTACGGCTCTGCCGCCCGGAACGTCCTGTACGGCGCACAGGGAGCGAGCATCCCGCCGATAGTCTATTTCCTGATTCCGATTGTCTCGCTACTCGTCGTCGGCGCGCTGTTCGAGCGCTATCGCGGCGATGCCCGGTCGGACAGCCTGCTCGAGGAAGCGGCGCTCGTCGGAACCGGCATCGGCTTCGGCTATGTCGCAACGGGATTCGCTGGGAGCTTCGTGTTCGTCCGGACGGTCATGTTCGATGGCGGCGGTGAGGGACAGGCCGCGCCTGCGGTGCTATGGCTGCTCATTCTGCTGTTTTTCCTCCCGCTGGTGTTTGCGAGCCTCGGCGCGGCCGCTCGCTATCTCTACGCCGACTGGGCTTCAGGCGCGTAAGTCGTCTCGATAAGCTCGAGGATGCGGTCGGACTCAGCCATCGTGACACCGCGGTCCTCATCAACCAGAACCGGGACCCCTCGCTGACCGGAAACCCGCTTCACCTCGTCGCGTTTCGAGTGTAGCGCCTCGACCCAGACGCTGTCGTACTCGATTCCGAGGTCGTCCAGTCGGTCCGCGACCTTCTCACAATACGGACAGCCGTCGAGCTGGTAGAGCGTCAGGCTCATACTGGCGATACGGACGCCGTCCTCAAGGTGGTTGTGCTCGAAAAAACGCGGCGGTCGACCTGGCGTTACTCGTACAGCCAAGACGAGTCGATCTGGTCCCAGTCGACGAGTTCGTCGTCGTCGAAGAACAGCTCGATTTCGCGCTCGTTTGCGCCCTTGTCCTCGTGGTCGGAGCCGTGGATGACGTTCCGACCGAGGTCGAGCCCGTAGTCACCACGGATGGTGCCGGGAGCCGATTCGGCGGGGTCCGTCTCGCCCATCATGGTGCGGACCTGCCGGGTCGCGTCCTGACCTTCCCAGACCATCGCGAACACGGGCCCAGAGGTGATGAAGTCGACGAGCCCGTCAAAGAATGGCTTGTCCTCGTGCTCGCCGTAGTGCTCCTCGGCGAGCTCTTGATCGATTTGCATGAACTTGCCACCGACCATCTTCAGGCCGCGGTCCTCGAAGCGGGAGACGATGTCCCCGATGAGGCCGCGCTGGACGCCGTCAGGCTTGACCATCACGAACGTGCGCTCGTGTTCGGACATCAGGCCTCAGCCTCCTCAGCTTCCTCGTCAGCGTCGTCTTCGGCCTCGTCGGCGTCGGCATCAGCTTCTTCAGCGTCTGCTTCGGCAGCCTCGTCCTCAACCTCTTCGG includes:
- a CDS encoding GTP cyclohydrolase III, whose translation is MTNTQITHIQIDNYGPWTVTPEPRREVDLQTLQSRLYADLAQLVGNRDGYIFFSRFDNMIAVTNGLDEAAHALIQESVGNRYPVTMSLSVATGTTPVSALGTATEQLQEAGSAQDKGRREVLRGQTIDEEFRKPTDVQLAHFDVDDATEKYTDQLNEFDTFIQIEQGYAALMKYMREAHDSLSFFVGGDNVIAVCPDLDEADYHDAINHVREEVDVELKVGVGRGRTAATAGMDAKHALETCRATGEAVTIETETTE
- a CDS encoding glutaredoxin family protein, with the protein product MSLTLYQLDGCPYCEKVADRLDDLGIEYDSVWVEALHSKRDEVKRVSGQRGVPVLVDEDRGVTMAESDRILELIETTYAPEAQSA
- a CDS encoding N-acetyltransferase, with amino-acid sequence MEIATASMDDVDTIVDLWVQLAESQRAHGSHLFGDRNRTAVRETVVQRIVAENVCLARIDRHVVGFVMVTIDSGRYEQDETRGIIENIFVEPVHRNQGIGSELLATGEELLHQAGADILALEAMADNESARQFYRAHGYAPHRIELEKPTENDTL
- a CDS encoding DUF5785 family protein — translated: MDWPHDPDGEEGSEGRRKYGHAVLAKKVNEDEDFPLTAEEYVEQYGDHPVRIDYETVVSVADIFDYVDQEEFEDFPDFHKSLGRALREADWWPYRLEQA
- a CDS encoding CBS domain-containing protein, translated to MNGEVTVREVMNREYVGASESDDLLETTELLIREDQHPILVLRGNEPVGVATDRDVLGYIVDGGDPETATVGDVMRESIPTIGPDAGLPAARDRMATRSAEFLLVTADGEPLGTLTEHDILSTARLESESTEVVEQTSTVATTGQEATTDGMQSAAEDSFDSQGICSACSTFTRNLASFNGQLLCADCRDV
- the ndk gene encoding nucleoside-diphosphate kinase, which gives rise to MSEHERTFVMVKPDGVQRGLIGDIVSRFEDRGLKMVGGKFMQIDQELAEEHYGEHEDKPFFDGLVDFITSGPVFAMVWEGQDATRQVRTMMGETDPAESAPGTIRGDYGLDLGRNVIHGSDHEDKGANEREIELFFDDDELVDWDQIDSSWLYE
- the msrB gene encoding peptide-methionine (R)-S-oxide reductase MsrB, translating into MSESEEELPDNDEEWREILSDEEYRILRESGTEPRFSSDLIDVEDEGVFTCAGCGTELFDSDRKFESETGWPSFWDVYQEGNVETRADNSHGMERTEVVCAECGGHLGHVFDDGPEPSGKRYCINGAALDFESE